A DNA window from Aminipila luticellarii contains the following coding sequences:
- a CDS encoding HK97 gp10 family phage protein, producing the protein MTGIDTSQLAGEITRGLEKYSKDVVKAVNVSSEKIGKAAVKKLKETSPKRQGKGGGDYAKSWKMTTEPAVGQPDNRIIHAGKPHYRLTHLLENGHAKAGGGRVAARPHIGKVEEEVIKDFMTEVEEEINNGGAS; encoded by the coding sequence TTGACGGGAATTGACACCAGCCAGCTTGCCGGTGAAATTACAAGAGGCTTAGAAAAATATTCAAAAGATGTTGTAAAAGCGGTAAATGTCAGCAGTGAAAAAATAGGAAAAGCTGCCGTTAAAAAGCTGAAAGAGACCTCCCCAAAACGACAAGGAAAAGGCGGCGGCGATTATGCTAAAAGTTGGAAGATGACCACGGAACCAGCGGTCGGACAGCCAGATAATCGAATTATTCACGCTGGAAAACCGCACTACCGCCTAACGCATCTTTTAGAAAATGGCCATGCAAAAGCCGGAGGCGGCAGAGTAGCAGCAAGGCCGCATATCGGAAAGGTTGAAGAGGAGGTAATAAAAGATTTTATGACAGAAGTAGAGGAGGAAATCAATAATGGAGGAGCTTCTTAA
- a CDS encoding phage head closure protein yields the protein MTYDHELTLIKQDFENDSVGNQIPVEAKNNILCGKKSVTRAEFYNAAVTDLKPEIVLVIHGYEYAGEKEIEFENLGYRVIRTYGADFEELELVCERIGADSGQEGDEEVDGN from the coding sequence ATGACATATGATCATGAGCTCACTCTAATAAAACAGGATTTTGAAAATGATTCCGTTGGAAATCAAATCCCGGTAGAAGCAAAGAACAATATTCTTTGTGGGAAAAAATCCGTAACCAGGGCTGAATTTTATAATGCCGCCGTAACAGACCTGAAGCCGGAAATTGTACTTGTAATACACGGATATGAATATGCCGGAGAAAAAGAAATTGAATTTGAAAATCTTGGATATAGGGTGATCCGAACCTACGGCGCAGATTTTGAAGAACTGGAACTTGTTTGTGAAAGAATAGGCGCCGATAGCGGACAGGAAGGGGATGAAGAGGTTGACGGGAATTGA